The sequence below is a genomic window from Fibrobacter sp..
TTCAAAGACGTCGTAGTCAACACGAATCAGGCGGACGCACTTGGTCTCGGTATCCAGCAGGCACCAGCAAGAACGAGGATCTCGGTCGCGAGGCTGACCAACGCTACCGACATTCACCAAGAGACGTTCCGTATCCTCGATGGTGTACTCGTACTCATCCAGAATCTTTGGAATGGCCATGGGACGGCTCGCTACAATCACAGGGCTATGCGTGTGACCAACAAAGCAGTAGCGTCCGGTGAAATGGTCAAAGGCATCAAGGGCATCTTCCAGTTCAGTCACATAGACCCAGTCCGCCGGGCTCAAGGGAGAGGCATGGACAAAGCAGATGTCATTTTCTTCAAAAATGTACGGAAGGCTGCGCAGATATTCAACAGATTCCTTGGAAAGATGCTGTTGGGTCCACATGATGGCCTGTTTTGCATAGGGATTGAACCCCTCGCAGGACTCATGCTTGATAGCAACGCTATCATGGTTTCCAATGATACAAGCGTCCATATTCTCGCGGGCCAAGCGGACACATTCATCGGGATCAACACCATAGCCAACCAGGTCACCAAGACAAATCTTTCTTTCTACGCCATTGTCTTTCATAGACTGCAAAACAGCCTCGAAAGCCACCGCGTTGGAATGAATATCAGAGCAAATTCCGTAAAGCATGGGCCTAATTTATATAATTATGAGATATGAGTTACAAATTATTAGAGTTTGTTTAGTGTTTTATTTGTTTTTTTACTCTAATTTGACCGACAATTAAACTTTTCAACCCCAAAAACAGGGCTAAAAATCTATCTTTGTTCCGTATGGAAACAATTCAAGACAAGCTGAAGGTCAGCATTGCCTATACACTTATGGAAAAGGACGGCAGAATCCTCGAAGAGGTGCCTCCTACCCACCCCTTTGTGTACATCCACGGGTATAGCAACATTATTCCCGGTCTTGAAGATGCCTTGAACGGCAGGCACCTGGATGAAAAATTCTCTGTAGACATTCCAACGATCCTAGGTTACGGACCTTACCGAGAGGACCTGGTGCTGGAAGTTCCCAAGGAGGAGCTGAAGGACATCGGCGAAATCTGGCTGGGAATGGAACTGGAAATGTGCATGGACGAGGATGTCCGCGAGTTCCAGATGCCCGAAACCCCGGACGAATTCATCGACGGACTGAACCTGGACGATGACGACGAGTCCGATGGAATCTACACAATCAAGGAAATCAAAAAGGATACAGTCATCGTTGATGGAAACCACCCCTTCGCCGGCAAGGACTTGACCTTCGACGTGCAGGTGGTAGGCATAGACGCCCCCAGCTTTACGGAACTGGAATCCGGTTTCCCAGACAAGAACGAAGAAGATTTTGACGATTTTGAAGACGGCGAGAATTTCGACGACTTCGGACACAATCCCGACAACCACAGGAGATGGCGCTAATGGCAAACATGGACGAACTGAAGAAGGCAGCTGGCGTTAAGGCAGCAGACATGATCAAGGACGGCATGACCGTTGGTCTCGGTACAGGCAGTACCGCAGCCCACATGGTGAATCGTCTTGCCGAACGCATCAAGACCGAAGGCATCAAGGTCGTTGGCGTCTCTACCAGCTGGAGCACCACCTTGCAGTGCCGCGCCCTGGGCATTCCCCTGAAGGAAATGGGCGAAGTCTCCCACCTGGACATGGTCATCGATGGCGCCGACGAAATCGACGACAACCGCAACCTGATCAAGGGCCGCGGAGCCGCTCACCTGCTGGAAAAGATCGTCGCCTCCATGACCGACAACTACGTGATTATCGCAGACTCCGGCAAAAAGGTTGACGTTCTCGGCACCAAGTTCGCCGTTCCCCTGGAAATCATCCCGGGCGCCATCGCCGTTGTTACCGAGAAGGTAAAGCAGCTGGGCGGTGAACTGAAGGTCCGCATGGGCGCTCCCGGCAAGGACGGTCCGGTGATTAGCGATTCCGGCAACCTCATCGCCGATGCCAAGTTCGCCCCCATCGCCAATGCAGACAAGCTGGCTCGCGACCTGGAACACATCGTGGGTATCGTTGGCCACGGCCTGTTCATCGGCATGGCCACCAAGGTGATTCTCGCCGACGCTGAAAAGGGCCTGATTGAATTCTAGTAGAAAGTCTAAAGGTTAAAGTATAAAGATAGTCGCGGGTAAATTCCGCGACTTTTTTTACAGCGACTTTTCTTCAACGTCTAGATAAAAAAGAAGCCCCGATCCTTTCGGATCGGGGTTTCTTTAAGCTTTAAGCTCTAAACTTTAAGCTAATTATGCTTCTTCGTCGGAAAGTTCCGGAGCCTTCTTGATCACATTACGGCGGCCGTAGCGAACCTTGGACGGATCAAAAGTGGTTTCTACCGGAGCGATATCATCGTCAGAAACAGCGGGAACTGCAGGTGCTGCGGGAGCTGCAACAGGGGCAGCGGCAGGAGCAGCCGGGGTTTCAACGGGGATACGGGGAGCCAGAGGACGGCGTTCTGCGGCAGGAGCTTCGGCAGCTGCAGGAGCTGCTTCTACTGCGGGTGCGGCAACGGGAGCCTGGGCTTCGTTATTGTTTTCACGACGAGCGCGTTCGGGACGACCTTCGCGACGGTCACGGCGGTTGCCGCGGCCTTCACGCTGTTCGTTATTGCGTTCGCGGTTGGCAGCAGGCTGCTGAGCAGCAGAAGCGGCCTTTTCGCGATTATTTTCGCGGTTTTCCTTTGCAGGACGGTCCTTACCGTTATTGTTCTGGCGATTTTCCTTGTTAGACTTTTCACCGCGCTGAGCCATTTCCTGAGCGCTAACGGGGCGGCGGGAATTGGGCTTCAAGTTCATGTCCGGTGTGAGCTTCTTGAAAATCGGGGTACGAAGCATAGTAAGGAGCTTGTTAACCTTAGTCAGGATAACAATGCACAGAATCACTGCTACAAGAGACAGTGCGATTGCGATGTATTCCATTCGGGGCACCTCATAAGTAAGGGTTGACCGAGCGTACAGGCTGGAAATAAACCCATAGGCCGGGTGACTGACTGTGTTTAGTTAAAGGGACCATCTTACTTGCCTAAAAAAGGCT
It includes:
- a CDS encoding metallophosphatase family protein; protein product: MLYGICSDIHSNAVAFEAVLQSMKDNGVERKICLGDLVGYGVDPDECVRLARENMDACIIGNHDSVAIKHESCEGFNPYAKQAIMWTQQHLSKESVEYLRSLPYIFEENDICFVHASPLSPADWVYVTELEDALDAFDHFTGRYCFVGHTHSPVIVASRPMAIPKILDEYEYTIEDTERLLVNVGSVGQPRDRDPRSCWCLLDTETKCVRLIRVDYDVFETQERMRKAGMPDFLIERLAVGR
- a CDS encoding FKBP-type peptidyl-prolyl cis-trans isomerase; amino-acid sequence: METIQDKLKVSIAYTLMEKDGRILEEVPPTHPFVYIHGYSNIIPGLEDALNGRHLDEKFSVDIPTILGYGPYREDLVLEVPKEELKDIGEIWLGMELEMCMDEDVREFQMPETPDEFIDGLNLDDDDESDGIYTIKEIKKDTVIVDGNHPFAGKDLTFDVQVVGIDAPSFTELESGFPDKNEEDFDDFEDGENFDDFGHNPDNHRRWR
- the rpiA gene encoding ribose-5-phosphate isomerase RpiA, with the protein product MANMDELKKAAGVKAADMIKDGMTVGLGTGSTAAHMVNRLAERIKTEGIKVVGVSTSWSTTLQCRALGIPLKEMGEVSHLDMVIDGADEIDDNRNLIKGRGAAHLLEKIVASMTDNYVIIADSGKKVDVLGTKFAVPLEIIPGAIAVVTEKVKQLGGELKVRMGAPGKDGPVISDSGNLIADAKFAPIANADKLARDLEHIVGIVGHGLFIGMATKVILADAEKGLIEF